The following are encoded together in the Planctobacterium marinum genome:
- a CDS encoding IS3 family transposase (programmed frameshift) has translation MRNPDKQRVKRTQRDYTLGFKLAVVAQVEKGDFTYKQAQKHFGIQGRSTVLVWLRKHGKLDWSEPLMHSLMSQSNETPAQKIKRLERALADAELKIDVLEEVVTRVDNECGSKLQKKVLRQALWAGKVEKRRKLARCCRLFGFTPQGLYQWVKRFNDKQQRLMPVKDMVLYWRQYMPRIGTRKLYQLMKPELDKLGIKLGRDGLFDYLRAEGMLVKPKRSYTKTTDSRHWMKKHPNLLKDYQPQQAEDVLVSDITYVKSDAGTHYLSLTTDAYSRKIMGYELSDEMKATDVVKALNMSIKHKYYNHPMIHHSDRGVQYCSEEYQAVLRNHNITPSMTDGYDCYQNALAERINGILKQEFLLHQCKNRRELKQLVDESIYIYNEMRPHLSLRMKTPNQVHYEKGR, from the exons ATGAGAAACCCAGATAAACAACGCGTTAAACGAACTCAACGTGATTACACCTTAGGCTTTAAATTGGCCGTTGTAGCGCAAGTCGAAAAAGGCGACTTCACCTACAAACAAGCTCAAAAGCACTTTGGCATTCAAGGCCGAAGTACAGTTCTCGTCTGGCTACGAAAGCATGGTAAGCTGGATTGGTCTGAGCCTTTGATGCATTCACTTATGTCTCAATCCAACGAAACACCCGCCCAAAAGATTAAGCGTTTAGAACGCGCATTAGCTGATGCTGAACTCAAAATTGATGTTCTGGAAGAGGTAGTAACCCGTGTTGATAACGAGTGTGGGAGTA AACTACAGAAAAAAGTACTACGACAAGCTCTCTGGGCGGGAAAAGTTGAAAAACGAAGAAAGCTAGCTCGTTGTTGTCGCCTATTCGGATTTACACCTCAAGGGCTTTATCAGTGGGTTAAGCGGTTTAACGATAAGCAGCAGAGGCTAATGCCGGTTAAGGACATGGTGCTGTATTGGCGCCAGTACATGCCGCGGATTGGGACTCGAAAGCTCTACCAACTGATGAAACCAGAGCTTGATAAACTTGGCATTAAGTTGGGGCGTGATGGACTGTTTGATTATTTACGCGCAGAAGGCATGTTGGTTAAACCCAAACGTAGTTACACAAAAACAACCGACAGCCGTCACTGGATGAAAAAGCACCCGAATCTACTGAAGGACTATCAACCTCAACAGGCTGAGGATGTGCTTGTGAGTGATATTACCTACGTGAAGTCAGATGCGGGTACGCACTATTTATCATTAACAACGGATGCATATTCCCGAAAGATAATGGGGTATGAACTCAGCGATGAAATGAAAGCAACAGATGTGGTTAAGGCACTCAATATGAGTATCAAGCATAAGTACTATAACCATCCAATGATTCATCACTCAGACCGAGGAGTGCAATATTGCTCTGAGGAATATCAGGCTGTCCTGAGAAATCACAACATTACTCCATCTATGACCGATGGTTATGATTGCTATCAGAATGCCTTAGCAGAAAGAATCAATGGCATACTAAAGCAGGAGTTCTTGTTGCATCAGTGCAAGAATAGGCGGGAATTAAAGCAACTCGTGGATGAATCGATATACATCTACAATGAGATGAGGCCGCACTTGAGTTTGAGAATGAAAACACCTAACCAGGTGCATTACGAAAAAGGCCGATAG
- a CDS encoding GAF domain-containing protein: MSKEVSELNRKIKILSTSRKLTHEFIGQAYDVKHLMQIVFDRILNALDAEAGSFWVKDEKSKQNVCQLAEGPVKNEVIGLKLDFGVGIVGTVIETQKSKIILNCARSKEFSQTVDKKTGFITRSMICVPLIIDDQAYGAIQIVNKKHGVDGQFDTNDCELVKDLAVSAAISVKNARLMEMESKVKEMNALMSISNEVVSSLDIDQVLNLVVNRTNELVDLSLGAIALLNDDQTLSMSVISGGQKVDAADARQVAMLALMKQVQNLGRSVYVADRERYIASQKGKLNDWVKYLRAHDVQSLWSIAIRDEEGVLGVLWFESTSPHFADGGKGDLLHIMASQATVALRNASLFNSITNRQSLKGLKDATIKWFKNKGQRAAIIAVTLATLILSFHFLPVLRWVSAPTTVETQLGRGIFTPVDGRISSILVREGQSVNAGDVVAELDKTTIQLALTEAQAQMAIAERQIVEARAEKDSFALSNAIIQRESTLAKVVKLQSDLSNTEIVAPISGVVLNTNVGELMGRFFGQGTEIFRIANPDKFRLVVHVAEEDIMDLQLEQDVRAVLRARPGEYVYGKVLHVGRSYEVPTTILETEEEVDTSELKTGFVAEVLITRSDYKVLPGMTGQALIYTPETSVVQRYWRRLRNFFIYTFGL, from the coding sequence ATGAGTAAGGAGGTTAGTGAGTTAAATCGCAAAATAAAAATCCTCTCCACTTCTCGAAAATTAACCCATGAATTCATTGGCCAGGCATACGATGTTAAACATCTTATGCAGATTGTGTTCGATCGAATATTGAATGCGCTGGATGCTGAAGCAGGTTCTTTCTGGGTCAAAGATGAAAAAAGCAAGCAAAATGTCTGTCAACTGGCTGAAGGCCCGGTTAAAAACGAAGTGATTGGCCTAAAACTCGATTTTGGCGTCGGTATCGTTGGTACTGTAATTGAAACGCAAAAATCAAAAATCATTCTCAATTGTGCCCGCAGTAAAGAATTCTCTCAAACTGTTGATAAGAAAACCGGATTTATTACTCGCTCCATGATATGTGTCCCCCTGATTATTGACGATCAGGCTTACGGCGCAATTCAAATCGTCAACAAAAAGCACGGTGTCGATGGCCAGTTTGATACCAATGACTGTGAGTTGGTGAAAGACCTGGCGGTAAGCGCTGCAATATCAGTCAAGAATGCCCGATTGATGGAGATGGAAAGCAAAGTCAAGGAAATGAACGCGCTGATGAGTATCTCCAATGAGGTGGTATCCTCACTGGATATAGATCAGGTACTCAATCTGGTGGTTAACCGTACCAATGAGTTAGTGGATCTCTCCCTTGGTGCTATTGCGTTATTGAATGACGATCAGACGCTCTCGATGAGTGTTATATCCGGTGGCCAAAAAGTCGATGCCGCAGATGCCAGACAAGTTGCAATGTTGGCATTAATGAAACAGGTACAAAACCTCGGACGCTCGGTTTACGTCGCAGATCGCGAACGCTACATCGCCAGTCAAAAAGGCAAACTGAACGATTGGGTTAAGTATTTGCGAGCACATGACGTACAAAGTCTTTGGTCTATCGCTATCAGGGATGAGGAAGGCGTTTTAGGAGTATTGTGGTTTGAAAGTACAAGTCCTCATTTCGCCGATGGCGGTAAAGGCGACCTTCTGCACATCATGGCCTCTCAAGCGACAGTCGCGCTGCGCAATGCCAGCTTGTTTAATAGCATCACCAATCGCCAGTCGTTAAAAGGTTTAAAAGACGCAACGATTAAGTGGTTTAAAAACAAAGGCCAGCGCGCGGCTATTATTGCTGTCACACTTGCTACTTTGATATTGAGTTTTCATTTTCTACCGGTTTTGCGTTGGGTTTCAGCCCCGACAACCGTAGAAACGCAATTAGGTCGAGGTATTTTCACTCCAGTAGACGGTCGGATCAGCAGCATTCTGGTGCGTGAAGGACAATCCGTAAATGCTGGCGACGTGGTGGCCGAGTTAGATAAGACCACAATACAGCTTGCCCTGACTGAGGCTCAGGCACAAATGGCGATAGCGGAGCGGCAGATTGTTGAGGCTCGGGCTGAAAAAGACAGTTTCGCTTTATCCAATGCCATTATTCAACGAGAATCCACCTTGGCTAAGGTGGTCAAATTGCAAAGTGATTTAAGTAATACAGAAATCGTAGCTCCCATCTCCGGTGTCGTGCTAAATACCAATGTTGGCGAATTGATGGGACGTTTTTTTGGGCAAGGCACCGAGATTTTTCGCATCGCCAATCCCGATAAATTCCGACTCGTGGTGCATGTTGCTGAAGAAGACATCATGGATTTGCAACTTGAGCAAGATGTCAGGGCCGTGCTACGAGCCCGTCCGGGGGAATACGTATATGGCAAAGTCCTACATGTTGGGCGGTCTTATGAGGTACCTACCACCATTCTCGAAACAGAGGAGGAGGTTGATACCAGCGAACTAAAAACCGGTTTTGTGGCGGAGGTGTTGATCACTCGTTCTGATTATAAAGTACTTCCCGGCATGACCGGACAGGCTTTGATATATACGCCAGAGACCTCCGTAGTTCAGCGCTACTGGCGCAGATTGCGCAACTTCTTTATCTACACATTTGGGCTGTAA
- a CDS encoding efflux RND transporter periplasmic adaptor subunit: MKFIFTFVLLIGTQLALADALTSVHLRGVVVPAQQAKLSVAQQGQVEWIAADGTEVKTGETLIQINATKLKAEMIQAQAMYQSALAELAAANHSLEKSRRLVQENILSDIALTEAEFSVKTAEAKVAVNQSKLELAKLAVAQAIVLAPFDGVVASSKISIGEWAQPGDPILEFASLSTLSMSLDVPPEYTETLSPGDSTTVLFAGKPIGTATVKRLFPLLQPSSGLRRVIWTIETDETMLISGRYVELKAWF, from the coding sequence ATGAAATTTATATTCACTTTTGTACTGCTGATAGGTACACAATTGGCATTAGCTGATGCCCTTACGTCAGTGCACCTGCGAGGCGTTGTGGTGCCAGCGCAACAGGCCAAACTATCCGTTGCGCAACAAGGGCAGGTGGAGTGGATTGCTGCAGATGGCACAGAAGTGAAGACAGGTGAAACCCTTATTCAAATTAATGCAACAAAGCTCAAAGCAGAGATGATTCAGGCGCAGGCTATGTATCAGTCGGCCCTTGCTGAATTGGCGGCAGCGAATCACAGCCTGGAAAAAAGTCGTCGTTTGGTACAGGAGAATATACTATCTGATATCGCTCTTACGGAAGCTGAGTTTTCGGTAAAAACCGCCGAAGCGAAAGTGGCGGTCAATCAGTCAAAATTAGAACTGGCAAAACTGGCGGTGGCACAAGCAATAGTTTTAGCCCCCTTCGATGGTGTGGTGGCCAGTAGTAAGATTTCCATTGGTGAGTGGGCGCAGCCCGGAGATCCGATTTTGGAATTTGCCTCCTTGAGCACATTGAGTATGTCGCTGGATGTGCCTCCTGAATATACTGAGACATTATCTCCCGGAGACAGCACAACCGTTTTATTTGCTGGCAAACCTATTGGAACTGCGACAGTAAAGCGTTTGTTTCCACTTTTACAACCTTCCAGCGGTTTGCGCAGGGTCATCTGGACAATAGAAACTGATGAAACCATGCTGATTTCCGGACGTTATGTGGAGCTTAAAGCATGGTTTTAA
- a CDS encoding TolC family protein, translating into MVLRSVRFLVFSVLLIVELASAETLEEVLNKAFKQNLDYQIALEQLQTAYNNERTAFGQLFPDLNLTANRNEQLSNNQQLLNSSDYSARLELSQVLYDPAVWHAWKVSELRTLTAELAYLRQKQILVFNVKQTWFQLITDQALSKEAQASLERLKQHRNNAQHLYANGKIWRNDLLQADVRVARGEQARLIAENTVKRTLTNLNVLLNQNILVDIKPQEQAYELNSTAQLGQSLTTALANRPDLKQLQVAVQIARNEKQSARSGYFPKLTARLTQNHLSEQFDFADSSRNTQLSINMNWTLWDNFSIRNQNRNALHAIEIAQKSYQQTRELVQQETHNAWLALQEAKQNIAVLEQAVDQAEENFRVTEIRYKEQLSTANDVLDAQDLLTSTRNDLLAARGDFFTALAQLDFAMGVAK; encoded by the coding sequence ATGGTTTTAAGGTCTGTCAGGTTTTTGGTGTTCAGCGTTTTGCTGATAGTTGAATTGGCCAGTGCCGAGACCTTAGAGGAAGTATTAAACAAGGCATTTAAGCAAAACCTGGATTATCAGATTGCCCTTGAGCAATTGCAAACCGCCTACAATAATGAGCGCACCGCCTTTGGTCAGCTATTTCCTGACCTTAACCTTACCGCAAATCGCAATGAACAACTGAGTAATAATCAGCAGCTACTTAACAGCAGTGATTATTCTGCTCGACTTGAGCTAAGCCAGGTGTTGTATGACCCTGCCGTGTGGCATGCCTGGAAAGTGAGTGAGCTGCGCACATTGACTGCTGAGTTGGCTTACTTGCGACAAAAACAAATTTTGGTGTTTAACGTCAAGCAGACTTGGTTCCAACTGATTACTGATCAGGCGCTCTCAAAAGAAGCCCAAGCTTCTCTGGAACGCCTGAAACAACACCGCAATAATGCTCAGCATTTGTATGCTAATGGCAAGATATGGCGCAATGATTTACTGCAAGCTGATGTACGCGTGGCACGTGGAGAGCAGGCAAGGTTGATAGCAGAGAATACGGTAAAACGAACTTTGACCAATCTGAATGTGCTACTGAATCAAAATATTCTGGTTGATATAAAGCCGCAAGAGCAAGCTTACGAGTTGAACTCGACTGCGCAGCTAGGGCAGAGTTTAACCACTGCACTAGCAAATCGCCCCGACCTTAAACAGCTTCAAGTAGCTGTTCAAATTGCTCGCAACGAAAAGCAAAGCGCCCGTTCGGGTTACTTTCCCAAACTGACTGCACGGCTCACGCAAAATCACCTCTCCGAACAGTTTGACTTTGCAGACTCCTCAAGAAATACCCAACTTAGTATTAATATGAATTGGACCTTGTGGGATAATTTCTCCATCCGCAATCAGAATCGCAACGCACTTCACGCCATCGAAATCGCGCAAAAAAGCTATCAGCAAACCAGAGAATTGGTGCAACAGGAAACTCATAACGCCTGGCTGGCATTGCAAGAGGCAAAACAAAACATAGCGGTATTGGAGCAGGCGGTTGATCAGGCCGAAGAAAACTTTCGAGTAACGGAAATTCGTTACAAAGAACAATTGAGCACTGCGAATGATGTTTTGGATGCACAAGACTTGTTAACCAGCACACGCAATGATTTATTAGCCGCCAGAGGCGACTTTTTTACCGCATTAGCACAACTAGACTTTGCCATGGGTGTTGCAAAATAA
- a CDS encoding cupin domain-containing protein, which translates to MLNKINIAEKFSLFDDLWSPKILGEANQQLIKIAKGLGQLVWHCHDHEDELFIVFKGELKLHLRPDNQAQHTVILQPGELFVVPQGMQHCPEADEETHFMMLEPKSTQHTGAHSTEQTKTLAEQIWI; encoded by the coding sequence ATGCTTAACAAAATTAATATCGCTGAAAAGTTTTCATTATTTGATGATCTTTGGTCACCTAAGATATTGGGTGAAGCTAATCAACAGCTGATTAAAATTGCCAAAGGACTGGGCCAGTTGGTATGGCATTGCCATGATCATGAAGACGAATTATTTATCGTTTTTAAGGGTGAATTAAAACTGCATCTGCGACCTGATAATCAAGCACAGCACACCGTAATTTTGCAACCAGGAGAACTATTTGTTGTTCCTCAAGGTATGCAACACTGTCCGGAAGCTGATGAGGAGACGCATTTTATGATGTTGGAGCCAAAAAGCACACAACATACCGGGGCACACAGCACGGAGCAGACTAAAACCTTAGCAGAGCAAATATGGATCTGA
- a CDS encoding FAD-dependent monooxygenase, whose product MSTHDFDVVVFGGGMVGAAAALGFAEQGYKIAIVEPVLPKEIEPDAEPELRVSAISLGSEQLLKELGAWQYLLNQRVQAYKQLSVWEMPQAKTQFDCEQVQVSWLGHIMENLNLQLALHKALKRFETQLTWFTCGEVIDAELGLCNLDGKQHSTSLVVAADGGFSAVRRSVELGETGWQYQQKVLSVNIRTHERSLAHTFQQFSESGPMAYLPLFDHFATLVWYHDANRVDELMKLNKSQLKAQLLSSFPALHSDFEILQQGCFPIRRNHANQYYKGRVVLCGDAAHNINPLAGQGVNIGFQDVKALLQVNPNLALQSQLAGYEKARRKENTFMMSAMDAFNLAFCDSNPILKGIRNVGLFLAERSGPLKTIALKRALGVDKI is encoded by the coding sequence ATGAGTACGCATGATTTTGATGTAGTGGTTTTTGGTGGTGGCATGGTAGGGGCCGCTGCCGCTTTGGGATTTGCCGAACAAGGTTACAAAATCGCTATCGTTGAGCCCGTTTTACCTAAGGAAATCGAGCCTGATGCTGAGCCAGAACTTCGAGTTTCTGCTATTAGCCTGGGATCTGAACAGCTGTTAAAGGAACTGGGAGCCTGGCAATATCTGTTGAATCAGCGAGTGCAAGCGTATAAACAGCTTTCTGTATGGGAAATGCCACAGGCCAAAACACAATTTGATTGTGAACAGGTACAGGTGAGTTGGCTTGGACACATCATGGAGAATCTCAATCTGCAACTGGCGCTGCACAAAGCATTAAAACGCTTTGAGACTCAACTGACATGGTTTACTTGTGGTGAGGTAATTGATGCCGAATTGGGGCTGTGTAATCTTGATGGGAAACAGCACTCAACGTCTTTGGTTGTTGCCGCTGACGGAGGGTTTTCTGCTGTCAGGCGCAGTGTGGAGCTGGGTGAAACCGGCTGGCAATACCAACAGAAAGTATTGTCAGTGAATATTCGGACTCATGAGCGCAGTTTGGCACATACTTTTCAGCAGTTTAGCGAAAGTGGCCCGATGGCCTATTTACCCTTGTTTGACCACTTCGCCACCTTGGTTTGGTACCACGACGCTAATCGGGTAGATGAATTGATGAAACTCAATAAGTCTCAATTAAAAGCGCAATTGCTCTCATCGTTTCCAGCGTTACACAGTGATTTTGAGATATTACAACAAGGTTGTTTTCCCATCCGTCGCAATCATGCCAATCAATACTACAAGGGAAGAGTGGTACTTTGCGGAGACGCTGCCCACAACATCAATCCATTAGCCGGGCAGGGGGTTAATATTGGTTTTCAAGACGTCAAGGCGCTATTGCAGGTCAACCCCAATTTAGCACTACAATCGCAATTAGCTGGCTACGAAAAGGCGCGACGCAAGGAAAATACCTTTATGATGTCGGCAATGGACGCGTTTAACCTTGCTTTTTGCGATTCCAATCCAATATTAAAAGGCATACGAAATGTGGGATTGTTTTTGGCAGAGCGCAGTGGCCCGCTCAAAACAATTGCACTTAAACGGGCTTTAGGAGTAGATAAAATATGA
- a CDS encoding alanine/glycine:cation symporter family protein — translation MVNDIVSAINGVLWGSTISLPGIGGVPILIPMLVFAGFWFSAKLGFLQFRHFGHMFSVMKGSTKSDESGISSFQALCTSLSARVGTGNLAGVAVAISLGGAGAIFWMWMIALLGMATGFAESVLGQLYKVRDEKGEFRGGPAYYIQQGLNKRWLAIAFSLCLFLGYGFIFSAVQANTITDALNNAYGIPTFYSGLVIILVAGAIVIGGLKRIATFAEYIVPFMAVAYVATALIITLINIEHVPAILGDIISSAFGLHEAGAGALGAAIKNGIQRGLYSNEAGSGSVPHAAAGATPNPNHPVSQGYVQMLGVFIDTMILCTCTAVIILLAGGSQSDQMEGIRLTQSAMESHLGEIGADFVAAAISLFAFTSVVANYAYGESNLHMFKLDHKVGRTIYTTGYLAMILWGSSAALPEVWAMADMALGMMTVINIIAIVMLTPTIVAISQHYFDKRDAGEKPEYKTGECEIQGETEKGIW, via the coding sequence TTGGTAAACGATATTGTTTCAGCCATCAATGGTGTGCTTTGGGGCAGCACCATTTCTCTCCCCGGAATTGGCGGGGTCCCGATTCTCATTCCCATGCTAGTTTTTGCTGGTTTTTGGTTTTCCGCCAAGTTGGGTTTTTTACAGTTTCGTCACTTTGGTCACATGTTTTCGGTGATGAAAGGCAGCACCAAATCCGACGAATCAGGTATTTCTTCTTTTCAGGCACTCTGTACGAGTCTCTCGGCCAGAGTGGGCACGGGAAATCTGGCGGGTGTAGCTGTCGCTATATCGCTAGGTGGTGCAGGCGCCATCTTCTGGATGTGGATGATTGCGCTATTAGGCATGGCAACCGGCTTCGCAGAAAGCGTTTTAGGACAGCTGTATAAAGTCAGGGATGAAAAAGGCGAATTTCGTGGTGGTCCGGCTTATTATATTCAGCAAGGTTTAAACAAGCGCTGGTTGGCTATCGCCTTTTCCCTTTGTCTGTTTCTTGGCTATGGATTTATTTTCAGTGCAGTGCAAGCCAATACCATTACTGACGCACTCAATAATGCTTATGGCATTCCTACTTTTTATAGTGGTTTGGTGATCATCTTAGTGGCAGGCGCTATTGTTATTGGCGGGCTCAAAAGAATAGCCACCTTTGCTGAATACATTGTGCCTTTTATGGCTGTAGCCTACGTCGCAACCGCATTGATAATCACCTTAATCAATATTGAACACGTGCCCGCTATTTTAGGTGACATCATCAGCTCAGCGTTCGGCTTACACGAAGCAGGTGCTGGTGCCTTGGGTGCTGCAATTAAAAATGGTATCCAACGAGGCTTGTACTCTAACGAAGCAGGTTCAGGCAGTGTGCCGCATGCTGCCGCTGGTGCGACACCAAACCCCAACCATCCGGTATCACAAGGATATGTACAAATGTTGGGGGTGTTTATCGATACCATGATTTTGTGTACCTGTACTGCGGTTATCATCCTTCTGGCAGGCGGCTCGCAAAGCGATCAAATGGAAGGCATTCGTCTGACCCAATCTGCAATGGAAAGCCACTTAGGTGAAATCGGTGCGGATTTTGTTGCCGCAGCAATAAGCCTGTTCGCTTTTACCTCAGTTGTAGCTAACTACGCTTATGGTGAGAGTAACTTGCACATGTTTAAGCTTGACCACAAGGTAGGAAGAACTATCTACACGACTGGCTATCTAGCCATGATTTTATGGGGTTCCAGTGCTGCCTTACCGGAAGTATGGGCTATGGCGGATATGGCTTTGGGTATGATGACGGTCATTAACATTATTGCCATTGTTATGTTAACCCCCACCATCGTAGCCATCAGTCAGCATTATTTTGACAAGCGGGATGCCGGTGAGAAACCGGAATACAAAACCGGCGAGTGTGAAATTCAAGGCGAAACTGAAAAAGGTATCTGGTAG
- a CDS encoding FMN-dependent NADH-azoreductase, with product MSNVLVVNSSINGEQGNSNKLVQSFIDALAAKENITLQELDLNKEQLGHLTSEEMQAWMTAAEQRSEQQHQLASISDNYVEQVKKADTLVLGVPMYNFGIPSALKAWIDRIARAGVTFRYTENGPQGLLSDKKVYVLAARGGMYAGTPKDTQTTYLKDFFAFVGLTDVEFVYAEGLAMGEESASGAFAQANEKIIELIGQRGA from the coding sequence ATGAGCAATGTATTAGTCGTGAATAGCAGTATTAATGGTGAACAGGGGAACTCTAACAAACTTGTGCAGAGCTTTATTGATGCTCTGGCTGCGAAAGAGAATATTACCCTTCAGGAACTGGATTTAAATAAAGAACAATTGGGGCATTTAACTTCCGAAGAAATGCAAGCCTGGATGACAGCAGCTGAGCAACGCAGCGAACAGCAACATCAGTTAGCTAGCATATCTGACAATTATGTAGAGCAAGTGAAAAAAGCCGACACCTTAGTACTGGGCGTACCTATGTACAACTTTGGTATTCCTTCGGCGCTAAAAGCTTGGATCGATCGCATTGCCAGAGCAGGGGTTACCTTTAGATATACTGAAAATGGCCCTCAAGGTTTGTTGAGCGATAAAAAAGTATATGTGTTGGCTGCTCGTGGCGGCATGTATGCCGGCACGCCAAAAGATACTCAGACAACTTACCTGAAAGACTTTTTCGCTTTTGTTGGCCTAACTGATGTTGAATTCGTTTATGCGGAAGGGTTAGCGATGGGGGAAGAGTCAGCATCTGGAGCTTTTGCACAAGCAAATGAAAAAATTATTGAACTAATTGGTCAAAGAGGTGCCTAA
- a CDS encoding glutathione peroxidase: MKKILSLILFSVLSVGPVQASDCAAPLKHLKRKLNSQETVNLCAEFGNKAVLIVNTASYCGFTPQFEGLEALYSEYKDKGLVVLGFPSHDFNQEDEDEAKTAELCELTYGVKFPMFEPLHVRGDDADPLFRQLAKATGTAPKWNFYKYLIDSDGKNITSYTSYTKPQDQKFIDDINSALPK, translated from the coding sequence ATGAAAAAAATCCTCAGTCTTATTTTATTTTCCGTTCTTTCAGTCGGTCCGGTGCAGGCCTCTGATTGCGCTGCTCCGCTTAAGCACTTAAAGCGCAAATTGAATAGCCAGGAAACTGTCAACTTGTGTGCTGAATTTGGCAACAAAGCTGTACTCATCGTTAATACCGCTAGCTATTGTGGCTTTACCCCACAATTTGAGGGTTTGGAAGCCCTGTACTCTGAATACAAAGACAAAGGATTAGTGGTGCTGGGTTTCCCTAGCCATGATTTCAATCAAGAAGATGAAGACGAAGCTAAAACAGCAGAACTGTGTGAGTTAACCTATGGTGTTAAATTTCCAATGTTTGAACCGCTGCATGTTAGAGGTGACGATGCTGATCCCCTATTTCGTCAACTAGCCAAAGCCACTGGTACTGCACCAAAATGGAACTTTTATAAGTATCTGATAGACAGCGATGGCAAAAACATCACTAGCTACACTTCTTATACCAAGCCGCAAGATCAAAAATTTATTGACGATATCAATAGCGCCTTGCCCAAGTAA
- the rrtA gene encoding rhombosortase has product MSRFQLPVQMEHWFMFLQIGICATVLFIIDESVHHLLNYNSLMITAGEYWRAISGHLLHTNFYHLCLNVGGLFLLWALHGEYYRPAMLLGLFISIAVTISVTMLLFSDIALYVGLSGVIHGLFVWGVLQDIKYKDPTGWLLLIAIIAKITHEQIAGGDAHTAMLIEANVAFDAHLFGAIAGTLCAFIFKPLAKIKQAPEGA; this is encoded by the coding sequence ATGTCCAGATTTCAGTTACCCGTGCAAATGGAACATTGGTTCATGTTCTTGCAAATCGGTATCTGTGCCACCGTCTTATTCATCATAGATGAGTCGGTACATCATTTACTGAATTACAATAGCCTGATGATTACCGCTGGTGAATATTGGAGAGCGATTTCCGGCCATCTATTACATACCAATTTTTACCATTTGTGCCTTAATGTTGGTGGTCTGTTTCTGCTGTGGGCATTGCACGGTGAATACTATCGACCTGCCATGTTACTGGGTTTGTTCATCAGCATTGCAGTCACAATTTCTGTAACCATGTTGTTGTTCTCAGATATTGCCCTTTATGTGGGGTTATCCGGTGTCATTCACGGATTATTCGTATGGGGAGTGCTCCAGGATATCAAATACAAAGATCCAACGGGCTGGCTATTACTCATCGCGATAATCGCAAAGATCACACATGAACAAATCGCCGGAGGAGATGCACATACCGCCATGCTGATAGAGGCCAACGTCGCCTTTGATGCCCATTTGTTTGGTGCTATTGCCGGAACGCTGTGTGCTTTCATATTTAAACCTTTAGCAAAAATAAAACAGGCACCCGAAGGTGCCTGA
- a CDS encoding enoyl-CoA hydratase has translation MSLILIEIQQHCLVLTLNRPEKRNALSSEMYQQLADALNANRDNEQIKSVLITGAGEHFTAGNDLSQFAKVQGKDELASTLAFMQALSSFPMPVIAQVRGMAVGIGTTMLLHCDFVYCDNTATFSLPFINLALVPEYASSLLLPELVGHRKASEWLMLGESFDAAEAEKHGLVNKVAAAPDLQSTCAKVVAGLAKKPAMALKQTKALMKSSTDKVNLHIDTEIDVFVEQLKSEAAKEAFSAFLDKRKPDPTKYR, from the coding sequence ATGTCACTGATTTTGATAGAAATACAACAGCACTGCTTGGTGCTTACCTTGAATCGTCCAGAAAAACGCAACGCCCTGAGCTCTGAGATGTATCAACAACTGGCCGATGCATTGAACGCCAATCGAGATAACGAACAGATCAAATCGGTACTGATTACCGGCGCTGGAGAGCATTTTACCGCGGGCAACGACTTGAGCCAATTTGCTAAAGTGCAAGGAAAAGATGAGTTGGCATCTACTTTGGCCTTTATGCAGGCATTATCCTCGTTTCCCATGCCAGTGATAGCGCAAGTACGAGGTATGGCGGTGGGGATAGGCACCACCATGCTTTTGCACTGCGACTTCGTTTACTGTGATAACACGGCGACCTTTTCACTGCCGTTTATTAATCTGGCATTAGTGCCGGAGTATGCATCGAGTTTACTATTGCCCGAATTGGTAGGGCACCGAAAAGCGTCAGAATGGTTGATGCTGGGCGAGTCATTTGATGCCGCGGAGGCGGAAAAGCACGGCTTGGTCAATAAAGTCGCAGCGGCACCGGATCTTCAAAGCACCTGTGCCAAAGTGGTTGCTGGCTTGGCCAAAAAACCAGCAATGGCGCTAAAGCAGACTAAAGCATTAATGAAATCTTCGACAGATAAAGTAAACTTGCACATAGATACTGAAATAGACGTTTTTGTTGAGCAGCTTAAGTCTGAAGCGGCAAAAGAGGCTTTTTCGGCTTTCCTGGACAAGCGCAAGCCAGATCCTACGAAGTACCGATAG